In Candidatus Woesearchaeota archaeon, the DNA window AACACAAATAGCACAATTAATGAACAACAAAGGAACAATAATTGCTTTAGACATAGATGGTAAAAGAACACAAAAACTAAAAAACAACCTAGAAAGACTATCAATAACAAACACAATAATAAAAACGTTAGATGGAAGACAAATAAAAAAAAATAAAATACTATTTGACAAAATACTCTTAGATGCTCCTTGTTCAGGAAATTACTGCATAGAAAAAGAATTCTTCACAAAACGAAAAATAAAAGATTTCATAAACAGATCATGGATACAAAAAGAACTCTTAGACTCCGCATACAAAGTTCTAAAAAAAGAAGGTTGTTTAGTATATAGTACTTGCTCCTTAGAACCAGAAGAAAACGAAATAGTTATAGATTGGTTTATAAAAAAATATCCAGATATGAAACTACAAACCATAAACAAAGAAATAGGAGAACCGGGAATAATAAATCCTTTCGGAAAATCATTAAGTGAAGAAATAAAAAAAACAAAAAGATTATGGCCTGAAAAAACAAAAACACAAGGTTTTTTCATAGCCAAACTAAAAAAATGCTAAAACTGCCCTTTAGAATAATAAGCTTGACAGCATCAACACCCATATTTATTCTGATAATAGCATATGCAACTTACATAAACATAATATCTTTAAACCACACAATACTAATGATTTTATCTTTTATAGCTTCAACAATAATAATAGCAACACTAAGAATGTTTTTCAAAAAAGAAAGCCGCAATCAAAAATCTTTTGAAACAACATTCATAAAAAAGTTTGGAATAACAAACAAAAGTAAAATTCACGAATTCTTTGAAAAAATAAAAAAAAGACAATTCATATCAGGACACGTAACAAGAACAACAATAATAGCATACACAATATTTCTAAATTCATTTACAGAATTCTACATTTATGCAGCAATATATATTCTAATAATATCGGCATCCAGAATAATACTTAACAGGCACAACGTTGTTGATTGCATACTAGGAATAATTCTCGGAATAATAACAACTCATTTCTTAAATTTATTTCTGTTCTGATTCTTTTATATGATCTTTTTCACGAATTATTATATTTTAAAATCCGCATTATTAGTCTTTTCAAATTCAATTTTTAGGATGAAGCCTTAAAAAGATAAATTATATAAATGTCTGTTTTTACAATTAATTCATGAGGGGGAGACGGATAGTTTTGTTGTTTGGTTTCTTGTTATTCTTAGTTTTAATGTTTTTAAGTGTTAGTGCTCAGGTTTCTCAGGAGGAAATTGATTTGAGTTTGGGTTTGCTTGGTCGTAGTAGTGGTGTTATGGATTGTTATGTTCATAATTTGTTGGAGCGTGGTGTTTCTTGTTTGGAGGGTTTTGATGTTAGTTGGGATTTGCAGCTTTCTGGTCATTTTAATCAGGCTCCTGGTCATGGTTTTTATTTGTGCTGCTCTTCTCAAGGCAGAGATGCCGCAGAGGTTTATGGTTTGAATTCTGTGGATTTTTTTGTTGCTAAAACCGGCCACGTTCGGAATTACAGTCAAGGCAAAAACTATAATGATAATGGT includes these proteins:
- a CDS encoding RsmB/NOP family class I SAM-dependent RNA methyltransferase; amino-acid sequence: MNELLERYKELGHEIKKINLKIKDTIRINTIKTTENELIKRLEKKEIKLKKISYLKHGYEYKTKIPLVSTNEYLQGLIYIQETASQIPPEILDPKPNEIILDMAASPGSKTTQIAQLMNNKGTIIALDIDGKRTQKLKNNLERLSITNTIIKTLDGRQIKKNKILFDKILLDAPCSGNYCIEKEFFTKRKIKDFINRSWIQKELLDSAYKVLKKEGCLVYSTCSLEPEENEIVIDWFIKKYPDMKLQTINKEIGEPGIINPFGKSLSEEIKKTKRLWPEKTKTQGFFIAKLKKC
- a CDS encoding phosphatase PAP2 family protein — protein: MLKLPFRIISLTASTPIFILIIAYATYINIISLNHTILMILSFIASTIIIATLRMFFKKESRNQKSFETTFIKKFGITNKSKIHEFFEKIKKRQFISGHVTRTTIIAYTIFLNSFTEFYIYAAIYILIISASRIILNRHNVVDCILGIILGIITTHFLNLFLF